From Anaerohalosphaeraceae bacterium, one genomic window encodes:
- a CDS encoding GspH/FimT family protein: MKKRKRDRRQTLSGFTLVEIIVVVVILAIVSLAAIPVLGTAADMQVRSAADKIAADLDYAKGLAVTRQKTYTVVFSPSQEKYQVQDDTGAVLNHPLRNGPFVEEFTKDRRMKKVDLVSTTLSGDAVTFDYLGTPYAGTDTSSPLNAAGRVTLQADSFVLYIDIEPVTGYVSITKP; this comes from the coding sequence ATGAAAAAGCGTAAGAGAGACCGGCGGCAGACCCTCAGCGGGTTTACGCTGGTGGAGATTATTGTGGTGGTGGTGATTCTGGCGATTGTTTCGCTGGCGGCTATCCCTGTTTTGGGAACGGCGGCGGATATGCAGGTTCGCTCTGCCGCCGACAAAATCGCCGCCGACCTCGATTATGCAAAAGGCCTGGCCGTCACCCGTCAGAAAACCTATACGGTGGTATTTTCTCCTTCCCAGGAAAAATATCAGGTTCAGGATGACACCGGCGCCGTTCTGAATCATCCTCTGCGAAACGGTCCTTTTGTGGAGGAATTTACAAAGGACCGCCGGATGAAAAAGGTTGATCTTGTGAGCACGACGCTCAGCGGAGACGCCGTGACATTTGATTATCTGGGAACCCCTTATGCGGGGACGGATACCAGCAGCCCTTTGAATGCGGCCGGACGGGTTACGCTCCAGGCCGATTCCTTTGTGCTTTATATAGATATTGAGCCGGTTACCGGCTATGTGTCCATTACAAAACCCTAA
- the pilM gene encoding pilus assembly protein PilM → MRSWLEWFCRGSRGPIGIDIGHNCVRMIQLGFKEGLIRAESAEQEPLEAASGGGSDVHRTGVVRAIRAMLARGRFWGREAVSCLPGDALKIKSLRLDALETERLEEGHYGELAQRFGLDPDKDEIRYLIAGSVYQGEEIRKEVIFFGMNRTQLMGHVSLLEEAGLEPIAVDAMPCALFRSFRRTLRRQEDREVVSVLVNLGMYFTTVIIGRGTSISLVKQIPLAEQHLTQKAADVLGVSWEEAARQIAQDWTGVRTGADSPIQQTLSSAMSRTIEDLAREISLCFKYYAVAFRGERPSEVVFAGGRLYESLLMDLLREQLNLDIRIAEPLRGIDLRNVSFDRRPNPQMAEWAVAVGLALKGWSQPGLQELDNVLREKAAV, encoded by the coding sequence ATGCGTTCATGGCTGGAATGGTTTTGTCGCGGGTCAAGAGGCCCTATTGGCATTGATATCGGGCACAATTGCGTCCGGATGATTCAGCTGGGGTTTAAGGAAGGTCTGATTCGGGCGGAGAGTGCCGAACAGGAACCGCTGGAAGCGGCCTCCGGCGGAGGCAGTGATGTCCATCGAACGGGCGTGGTGCGTGCAATTCGAGCCATGCTGGCCCGGGGACGCTTTTGGGGTCGGGAGGCGGTTTCCTGCCTTCCGGGCGATGCGCTGAAAATCAAAAGTCTGCGGCTGGATGCTCTCGAAACCGAGCGTCTGGAGGAAGGGCACTATGGAGAACTTGCTCAGCGTTTCGGACTGGACCCGGATAAGGATGAAATCCGCTATCTGATTGCCGGCAGTGTATATCAGGGAGAGGAAATCAGAAAGGAAGTCATTTTCTTTGGAATGAACCGCACGCAATTGATGGGGCATGTGTCCCTGCTGGAGGAGGCCGGACTGGAGCCGATTGCCGTGGATGCGATGCCGTGCGCCCTGTTCCGCAGTTTTCGGCGGACTCTTCGGCGTCAGGAAGACCGCGAGGTTGTCAGCGTGCTGGTGAATCTGGGAATGTATTTTACGACGGTTATTATCGGACGGGGCACATCGATTTCTCTCGTAAAGCAGATTCCTTTGGCGGAACAGCATCTGACGCAAAAGGCGGCGGATGTGCTCGGTGTTTCCTGGGAGGAGGCGGCTCGGCAGATTGCTCAGGATTGGACGGGAGTCCGGACGGGAGCGGATTCCCCGATTCAGCAGACGCTTTCGTCGGCCATGAGCCGAACGATTGAGGATTTGGCGCGAGAAATTTCTCTGTGCTTCAAATACTACGCGGTAGCTTTTCGCGGAGAGCGGCCCTCGGAAGTGGTGTTTGCCGGCGGACGTTTGTATGAGTCCCTTTTGATGGACTTGCTCCGAGAGCAGCTGAATCTGGACATTCGCATTGCCGAACCTCTCCGCGGCATTGATTTGAGAAACGTTTCTTTTGACCGCCGTCCCAATCCGCAGATGGCGGAATGGGCGGTGGCGGTCGGACTGGCCCTGAAGGGATGGTCCCAGCCCGGCTTGCAGGAACTGGACAATGTTTTGAGGGAAAAAGCGGCAGTCTGA
- the pilO gene encoding type 4a pilus biogenesis protein PilO gives MKKIVDHYPVTVLGLLLLAAVGLGAYQYYPVYQQRKAFRALLSEEESRLEEVRECSEQLPILYRQIRDLKPAAEQYRRLFPDEQGYSRLWQQMTEMLARTQLSDQSVRPGEVTCEDGLCSIPLEIRCTGSFDRIFELLRSFEQFDRLIRFEEISLRNDENVSGRLFLQAKARAFYQMTPSGKKNE, from the coding sequence TTGAAAAAAATTGTTGATCATTATCCGGTGACGGTTTTGGGGCTGCTGCTTTTGGCGGCGGTTGGGCTTGGGGCCTATCAGTACTACCCCGTCTATCAGCAGCGAAAGGCCTTCCGGGCCTTGCTGTCTGAAGAAGAATCGCGGCTGGAGGAAGTGCGGGAATGTTCTGAACAGCTGCCGATTCTGTATCGGCAGATTCGGGATTTAAAACCCGCAGCTGAGCAGTACCGGCGGTTATTTCCGGATGAACAGGGCTATTCCCGGCTCTGGCAGCAGATGACGGAAATGCTGGCTCGGACGCAGCTGTCCGACCAGTCTGTTCGGCCGGGTGAGGTGACCTGTGAGGACGGTTTGTGCTCGATTCCTCTGGAGATTCGCTGCACAGGCAGTTTTGACAGGATTTTTGAACTGCTTCGGTCTTTTGAACAGTTTGATCGGCTGATTCGATTTGAGGAAATATCCCTGCGGAATGACGAAAACGTGTCCGGGCGTCTGTTTTTGCAGGCCAAAGCCCGTGCTTTTTATCAAATGACGCCGAGTGGAAAAAAGAACGAATGA
- a CDS encoding tetratricopeptide repeat protein: MKRNKWTVLLALTALCGLGGGCALSHAQKKEQMQKAWEKSSIGPNLAAVRELLDQERMEEAKKLLAKCVQSEPDHPEVNYLLARVHLAEGRLPAARVCLQKAVEQAPQMDEGWFALGMTALEQGETEFARECLQKAVDLKPLQVEYVLTLSHLYVRQGQTEQARELIENSRRKLPYDADLLLTAADLAQRSGDVQQASVYYKEALWRQGDNPRVLEAVGLFYMDRRQWSQAAELFEKLYQVQAQADRRQVILHWLGYCSLQAGKYAAALKWYDQLSVLRREDPQVWLEMGQAALGAELPERALYCGQKALQLQPGLTDAEVVRACALYLKKNYAEAIPVFQKICLDSRWEAFGWWMSGLCYQRLGQNALARSAFEKAHQLNPDSPLIRLFTEPEKKTM; encoded by the coding sequence ATGAAACGGAACAAATGGACAGTACTGTTGGCACTGACGGCCCTTTGCGGTTTGGGAGGCGGCTGTGCTTTATCGCATGCCCAAAAGAAAGAGCAAATGCAGAAAGCATGGGAGAAATCCTCCATTGGACCGAATCTGGCTGCCGTTCGGGAACTGTTGGACCAGGAGCGAATGGAAGAAGCTAAAAAGCTTCTGGCCAAATGCGTGCAGTCCGAGCCGGACCATCCGGAGGTTAATTATCTGTTGGCGCGGGTTCATCTGGCTGAAGGTCGGCTTCCTGCCGCCCGTGTGTGCCTTCAGAAAGCGGTTGAGCAGGCGCCGCAGATGGATGAGGGCTGGTTTGCCTTGGGGATGACAGCTTTGGAGCAGGGAGAAACGGAGTTTGCTCGGGAATGTCTGCAAAAAGCTGTGGACCTTAAACCCCTTCAGGTGGAATACGTATTAACCCTTTCCCATCTGTATGTCCGGCAGGGACAAACGGAACAGGCCCGGGAATTGATTGAAAACAGCCGAAGAAAATTGCCTTACGATGCCGACCTGCTGCTGACGGCAGCGGATTTGGCCCAGCGAAGCGGCGACGTCCAACAGGCATCGGTTTACTATAAGGAAGCTCTGTGGAGGCAGGGAGACAATCCTCGCGTTCTCGAGGCGGTCGGACTGTTCTATATGGACCGCCGGCAATGGAGCCAAGCCGCCGAACTTTTTGAGAAACTCTATCAGGTTCAGGCGCAGGCGGACCGCCGCCAGGTGATTCTTCACTGGCTTGGTTATTGCTCTCTTCAGGCCGGGAAATACGCCGCGGCTTTGAAATGGTATGACCAGCTCAGCGTGCTGCGTCGGGAAGACCCGCAGGTTTGGCTTGAAATGGGGCAGGCGGCTCTCGGAGCAGAACTGCCGGAGCGTGCACTCTATTGCGGACAGAAGGCCCTTCAGCTTCAGCCGGGCCTGACGGATGCCGAAGTTGTAAGGGCCTGTGCCCTGTATTTGAAGAAAAACTATGCTGAGGCGATCCCTGTTTTCCAGAAGATTTGTCTGGATTCCAGGTGGGAGGCATTCGGCTGGTGGATGAGCGGACTTTGCTATCAGCGGCTGGGGCAGAATGCGCTGGCGCGCAGTGCCTTTGAAAAGGCCCATCAATTGAATCCGGACAGTCCGCTGATTCGACTTTTTACCGAGCCGGAAAAGAAAACGATGTAG
- a CDS encoding ATP-binding protein encodes MKRAIRMGMGLWGFLAVLSAAAGGISLFVSNPLITSAVWLAACLAVLGLGGVLRQLLKGLEDLERYLKNPDCMPVSKGTWSPSFWESLQKWSARQQTQAEETRQENSRLRLQLQLLERQRTWEQAVLDSIRDAVLVVNEDNQILFANPAARELLNPDAVPEHFSSLETIETAAALREKIHRCRSGRIRHVRHELALNVQGQQRIFEAVFSCLPESSPNSGGVVAVLHDISREREISQMKNEFVSHVSHELKTPLASINAYAEMLVDGEAQDADTIRQFCSIIQSQSLRLNRLIEDILNISRIESGLVKVNRSNHSIALIVRDAVEMIRSYAQEKNITIHAPAPILYDQACVDRDMISQAVINLLSNAVKYTPAGGSVTVGLEVDEAEGRLRVTVTDTGVGIPPEELGRVFEKFYRVQANNHMAKGTGLGLNLVKQIIETVHGGRVFVSSVVGQGSIFGFELPLALTGCAAASVGGSS; translated from the coding sequence ATGAAACGGGCGATACGAATGGGAATGGGATTGTGGGGTTTTCTGGCGGTGCTTTCAGCCGCTGCAGGAGGAATATCCCTTTTTGTTTCCAATCCGCTGATTACGAGTGCCGTTTGGCTGGCGGCCTGCCTGGCGGTGTTGGGACTGGGCGGGGTTCTGCGGCAGCTTTTGAAGGGATTGGAGGATTTAGAGCGGTATCTGAAAAACCCCGATTGCATGCCTGTTTCGAAAGGCACATGGTCGCCGTCTTTTTGGGAATCTCTGCAGAAGTGGTCCGCTCGGCAGCAGACGCAAGCCGAGGAAACCCGGCAGGAAAACAGCCGGCTTCGCCTTCAGCTTCAGCTGCTGGAGCGGCAGCGTACCTGGGAACAAGCCGTTCTTGACAGCATTCGAGACGCTGTGCTGGTTGTCAATGAGGACAACCAAATCCTTTTTGCCAATCCGGCGGCTCGAGAGCTACTGAATCCGGATGCGGTTCCGGAGCATTTTTCTTCTCTGGAAACAATCGAGACGGCCGCCGCCCTCCGGGAAAAGATTCACCGCTGCCGAAGCGGCCGAATCCGCCATGTTCGTCATGAACTGGCGCTGAATGTCCAGGGGCAGCAGCGGATTTTCGAGGCGGTTTTCTCCTGCCTTCCAGAGTCATCTCCAAACAGCGGAGGGGTTGTTGCCGTTCTCCACGACATCAGCCGCGAACGGGAAATATCGCAGATGAAAAATGAGTTTGTCAGCCATGTTTCGCATGAGCTGAAAACGCCGCTGGCTTCCATCAATGCCTATGCCGAGATGCTCGTGGACGGCGAGGCGCAGGATGCGGATACAATTCGGCAGTTCTGTTCGATTATTCAGAGTCAGTCGCTTCGGCTCAATCGTCTGATTGAGGATATTTTGAACATCTCGCGGATTGAATCCGGCCTGGTCAAAGTCAACCGAAGCAATCACAGCATCGCGCTGATTGTGCGGGATGCCGTAGAGATGATACGAAGTTACGCTCAGGAAAAGAATATTACGATTCATGCACCGGCTCCGATTCTCTATGACCAGGCCTGTGTGGACCGGGATATGATTTCCCAGGCCGTCATCAATCTGCTCAGCAACGCTGTGAAATATACTCCGGCCGGCGGTTCGGTTACTGTCGGGCTGGAGGTGGACGAAGCGGAAGGGCGGCTGAGGGTGACCGTGACGGATACCGGTGTCGGAATCCCGCCGGAGGAGTTGGGGCGGGTGTTTGAAAAATTCTATCGGGTTCAGGCCAACAATCATATGGCCAAGGGAACCGGATTGGGGCTGAATCTGGTCAAGCAGATTATCGAGACGGTTCACGGAGGCAGGGTTTTTGTCTCCAGTGTAGTCGGGCAGGGAAGTATATTCGGTTTTGAACTGCCGCTGGCTTTAACCGGCTGTGCCGCCGCTTCTGTCGGCGGTTCGAGCTGA
- a CDS encoding response regulator — protein MAERKALVVDDEFHIVQVVAIKLRNNGFEVFTADNGSQAYQLACAHHPDIIVTDYQMPAMTGLELIEKLRKNPDTADTPVLLLTARGFAIDPQQKESLRVAACLSKPFSPREVLHCIEEVLAQRAGV, from the coding sequence ATGGCGGAACGAAAAGCACTTGTGGTGGATGATGAATTTCACATTGTCCAGGTTGTAGCCATCAAACTGCGCAACAACGGCTTTGAGGTTTTTACAGCGGACAACGGAAGCCAGGCCTATCAGCTGGCCTGCGCGCATCATCCGGATATCATCGTGACGGATTACCAAATGCCGGCTATGACCGGACTGGAGCTGATCGAGAAACTTCGGAAAAATCCGGACACGGCGGATACACCGGTTTTGCTGCTGACGGCTCGGGGATTTGCAATTGATCCGCAGCAGAAGGAATCTCTGCGGGTGGCGGCCTGTCTGAGCAAGCCGTTTAGTCCCCGGGAAGTGCTCCACTGCATTGAAGAAGTACTGGCTCAGCGGGCGGGCGTCTAA